The following coding sequences are from one Ornithodoros turicata isolate Travis chromosome 1, ASM3712646v1, whole genome shotgun sequence window:
- the LOC135384763 gene encoding uncharacterized protein LOC135384763: protein MENTSSGDSSASRLSAVSMKLPPYWPADPALWFAHIESQFATRGIVSQLTKFHYVVSALSPNEAAEVRDIIMTPPTSGPYDRLKEELIRRTTASEQRRLQQLITSGELGDRKPSQLLRRMQQLLGDSAPSLDASIVRELFLQRLPSNVRLILTITD, encoded by the coding sequence ATGGAAAACACCAGTTCAGGTGACTCTTCTGCATCTCGTCTCAGCGCAGTTTCCATGAAGCTTCCCCCATACTGGCCCGCTGACCCTGCTCTGTGGTTTGCCCACATTGAGTCACAATTTGCAACCCGTGGAATCGTCAGCCAGCTCACCAAATTCCATTACGTCGTGTCAGCTTTGTCCCCCAATGAGGCCGCAGAAGTTCGCGACATTATTATGACCCCTCCCACGTCAGGCCCGTACGACAGACTCAAAGAGGAGCTTATCCGCAGGACAACAGCCTCTGAACAACGACGCCTTCAGCAACTGATTACTTCGGGAGAATTAGGCGATCGAAAACCGTCGCAGCTCCTCAGGCGCATGCAACAACTTCTGGGCGATAGCGCGCCATCTCTCGATGCTTCCATCGTGCGCGAGCTTTTCTTGCAACGACTCCCATCCAACGTTCGATTGATACTGACCATTACTGACTGA